Proteins from one Triticum aestivum cultivar Chinese Spring chromosome 7A, IWGSC CS RefSeq v2.1, whole genome shotgun sequence genomic window:
- the LOC123149992 gene encoding succinate dehydrogenase subunit 8A, mitochondrial, whose amino-acid sequence MIYRNWSLLSSTVVIWGSVGAAGLAGIFLFGGKEKFQGYLSREGERLRQQDRAMMGKN is encoded by the exons ATGATCTACCGCAACTGGTCCCTGCTCTCCTCCACGGTGGTCATCTGGGGCAGCGTCGGCGCCGCCGGCCTCGCCGGGATCTTCCTCTTCGGCGGCAAG GAGAAATTCCAGGGCTATCTTTCTCGCGAAGGTGAGAGGCTGAGGCAGCAGGACAGAGCCATGATGGGCAAGAACTAG
- the LOC123149990 gene encoding uncharacterized protein — MISVAPNSTGGYLLHRFCDPNTSASVDKYVRNITDSYTDTSNESSMVAASVIMFALAGIFFNLNLFSRFSDVSAILDPKVRVFLSSLLSLFLPVMSYLFSEAKNAGKVAAAAGVGHREEPDLSLQAGLILLWMLLVELLRKKVDEIRMRGYSGTIQRAGRVVWLGSLVFFNLKRVGRKAVFGIFWVLCATKVVQRIAFTEVGKRSYAHGKNTRLITSYMSQILQPGRPQPQDQQEHQQHHSPSTHVLDVEDVEHRAAAGNNQGGGGEAMLKRCKFIVMGEEDLVIEPTADGYKLKDISHNDTVLTVGKIWDHAYSNLEERLRLRLRRLCLSFALFKLLRRRFEHLPLVTKEETRECRDLLFDGVYHDKSEKAAVELFQMMNDEVNFLCEYYHSVIPVVLASPFFLLANYFLLPVVVLGLRLMTVVLCGFGDAGFAFSSITTDNFAIKSGVVNTTMCLLIKSISSPSAFFTTVDFAITFLLLAIFFYEEMWEFIVFLLSNWFMVSLVHNYVTKQWWRDSKMFRSSVHRIIWLRKKMSQPILGFKQFSLLNLRWPLVLGLPSMFSLVLETAPVPKGAKHAIMESLVKHIHDGTDLNNGSSVLVNREDLLPACRSDSLAEVILTWHVATTIMEAKYSPGKGKQSKASQYHMVATRLSKYCAYLVAFHPELLPDNQEKSERVFEAAKEELKATLKCAPYYLLRWRSRVNEVMAAPNREATAAWKDGKVVHNGTKLGNMLREEPTRDGDSQREQTWKLLADLWTELLVYIAPSSDEERVMGHESVLVQGGEFITVLWALTTHTGITRPEK, encoded by the exons ATGATCAGCGTCGCGCCCAACTCTACCGGCGGCTATCTCCTGCACCGTTTCTGCGACCCCAACACATCGGCGAGCGTCGACAAGTACGTGCGCAACATCACAGACTCTTACACCGACACGAGCAATGAGTCGTCCATGGTGGCCGCCTCCGTCATCATGTTCGCCCTCGCCGGCATCTTCTTCAACCTCAACCTCTTCAGCCGCTTCTCCGACGTCAGCGCCATCCTCGACCCCAAGGTCCGGGTCTTCCTCTCCTCCTTGctctccctcttcctccccgtCATGTCCTACCTCTTCTCCGAGGCCAAGAACGCCGGCAAGGTGGCCGCCGCCGCGGGGGTCGGCCACCGTGAGGAGCCAGACCTCTCGCTGCAGGCAGGCTTGATCCTCCTCTGGATGCTCCTCGTGGAGCTCCTCCGCAAGAAGGTGGACGAGATCCGCATGCGCGGCTACTCCGGCACCATCCAGCGTGCCGGCCGCGTCGTCTGGCTCGGCAGCCTCGTCTTCTTCAACCTCAAGAGAGTCGGCCGCAAGGCCGTGTTCGGCATCTTTTGGGTGCTCTGCGCCACCAAGGTGGTGCAGAGGATCGCCTTCACAGAGGTCGGCAAGCGATCCTACGCACACGGCAAGAACACGCGTCTCATCACCTCCTACATGTCACAAATACTGCAGCCAGGTCGACCACAGCCACAG GATCAGCAAGAGCACCAACAGCACCATTCCCCGTCGACCCATGTCCTCGACGTTGAGGACGTTGAGCACCGGGCGGCTGCCGGAAATAACCAAGGTGGTGGCGGCGAGGCCATGTTGAAGAGGTGCAAGTTCATCGTCATGGGTGAAGAAGACCTGGTTATAGAACCAACTGCTGATGGCTACAAGCTGAAGGATATATCCCACAACGACACCGTCCTCACCGTTGGAAAAATCTGGGATCATGCCTATTCCAACCTCGAGGAACGCCTACGGTTGCGACTCAGGAGGCTGTGCCTCTCCTTCGCGCTCTTCAAGCTGCTACGGAGGAGGTTCGAGCACCTGCCGCTGGTGACCAAGGAAGAGACTCGTGAGTGCCGTGACCTACTCTTCGACGGAGTCTACCATGACAAGTCAGAGAAGGCGGCGGTGGAGCTATTCCAGATGATGAACGATGAGGTGAACTTCCTGTGCGAGTACTACCACTCCGTCATCCCCGTCGTCCTCGCGAGCCCTTTCTTCTtacttgccaactacttcctgcttCCCGTGGTGGTGCTTGGCTTGCGCCTTATGACTGTCGTGCTCTGCGGCTTCGGCGATGCGGGCTTCGCCTTTTCCAGCATCACGACGGACAACTTCGCCATAAAGTCCGGCGTCGTCAACACCACCATGTGCCTCCTAATCAAGTCCATCTCCTCGCCGTCGGCCTTCTTCACGACGGTGGACTTTGCCATCACCTTCCTCCTCTTGGCCATCTTCTTCTACGAGGAGATGTGGGAgttcatcgtcttcctcctctcaaaCTGGTTCATGGTGTCACTGGTCCACAACTACGTGACAAAGCAGTGGTGGCGTGATAGCAAGATGTTCAGGAGCTCTGTCCACCGCATCATATGGTTGCGGAAAAAGATGAGCCAGCCCATCCTTGGCTTCAAGCAGTTCTCACTGCTGAACCTCCGGTGGCCGCTCGTCCTCGGCCTGCCATCCATGTTCTCTCTGGTGCTCGAGACGGCGCCCGTGCCAAAAGGCGCCAAACACGCCATCATGGAATCGCTTGTGAAGCACATCCATGATGGCACTGATCTCAACAATGGAAGCTCTGTTCTTGTCAACAGAGAAGACCTCTTGCCGGCGTGTCGGAGCGATAGCCTCGCGGAGGTCATCCTCACCTGGCACGTCGCTACCACCATCATGGAGGCCAAGTACTCTCCTGGCAAGGGAAAGCAGAGCAAGGCTTCCCAGTACCACATGGTGGCGACGAGGCTGTCCAAGTACTGCGCCTACCTGGTGGCCTTCCACCCCGAACTACTCCCCGACAACCAGGAAAAGTCAGAGCGCGTCTTCGAGGCCGCCAAGGAGGAGCTCAAGGCCACTCTCAAATGCGCCCCCTACTACCTCTTGCGTTGGCGCTCGAGGGTCAACGAGGTCATGGCGGCCCCCAACAGGGAGGCGACTGCGGCCTGGAAAGACGGCAAGGTGGTCCACAATGGCACGAAGCTGGGGAATATGCTGAGGGAGGAACCTACGAGGGACGGCGACAGCCAGCGGGAGCAGACGTGGAAGCTGCTTGCCGACCTATGGACGGAACTCCTCGTATACATAGCGCCGTCGAGCGATGAGGAGCGCGTGATGGGGCACGAGAGTGTGCTGGTGCAGGGCGGCGAGTTCATCACCGTGCTTTGGGCCTTGACCACCCACACTGGAATAACCCGCCCGGAAAAGTAG